The following coding sequences are from one Kallotenue papyrolyticum window:
- a CDS encoding glycosyltransferase family 4 protein gives MSAEPIALVLPWFGPDTAGGAEAQARQLARALHQAGVDVEVWTTTARDAHAPLQPYYPHGDSEVDGIRVRRFRPNRGAGRHITRRLTHDFPIAELNLLESLTGSDELLDALTHERDRRRWIFFLYAFPTSFWGMQIAGERGYLVACLHDEPYAYHSTTRFLLRTARKVLANSAGERDLIRRLTDLPESRVPVVGEGIELHWRGDGARFRAERRLTGPLIFFAGRRDFTKNWPLLLAYFEEYLARRGPTVTLIAAGPGRLQIAPALREHIIDLGFLDDQTKHDAYAAADIFCNPSLLESFSLVIMEAWLQGTPVLVHGDCAVTVTHCRAAQGGLWFRSYREFEACLDRVIGDRELARQLGAQGQAWVREHCRWEDVARRFIKEVFQ, from the coding sequence CCTGGTGCTGCCGTGGTTCGGCCCCGACACGGCCGGCGGCGCGGAAGCGCAGGCGCGGCAGTTGGCGCGCGCGCTGCATCAGGCGGGCGTGGATGTCGAAGTCTGGACCACCACCGCGCGCGATGCCCACGCGCCGCTGCAACCCTACTACCCCCACGGCGACAGCGAGGTGGACGGCATCCGCGTGCGACGCTTCCGGCCCAACCGGGGCGCGGGCCGCCACATTACGCGGCGATTGACTCACGACTTCCCCATCGCGGAGTTGAACCTGCTTGAGTCATTGACCGGCAGCGACGAACTGCTCGACGCGCTGACTCACGAGCGCGATCGGCGGCGCTGGATCTTCTTTCTATATGCCTTCCCGACCAGCTTCTGGGGCATGCAGATCGCCGGCGAACGCGGCTACCTGGTGGCCTGCCTGCACGATGAGCCCTATGCCTACCACAGTACCACGCGCTTTCTGCTGCGCACGGCGCGCAAAGTACTGGCCAACAGTGCGGGTGAGCGCGACTTGATCCGGCGACTCACGGACCTTCCTGAGTCGCGCGTGCCGGTGGTCGGCGAAGGCATCGAGCTACACTGGCGCGGCGATGGCGCGCGCTTCCGGGCCGAGCGGCGACTCACCGGGCCGCTGATCTTTTTCGCCGGCCGGCGCGACTTCACCAAGAACTGGCCGTTGCTGCTGGCCTATTTTGAAGAGTACCTAGCGCGGCGCGGACCGACCGTCACGCTCATCGCCGCCGGTCCTGGGCGGCTACAGATCGCTCCCGCGCTGCGCGAACACATCATCGATCTCGGTTTTCTGGACGATCAGACCAAACACGACGCCTACGCCGCCGCCGATATATTCTGCAATCCGTCGCTGTTGGAAAGCTTCAGTCTGGTGATCATGGAAGCCTGGTTGCAAGGCACGCCCGTGCTGGTGCATGGCGACTGCGCCGTCACCGTCACGCACTGTCGCGCGGCGCAGGGAGGGCTGTGGTTCCGCAGCTATCGCGAGTTCGAAGCCTGTTTGGATCGAGTGATCGGCGATCGCGAGCTGGCGCGGCAGCTCGGCGCGCAGGGTCAGGCCTGGGTGCGCGAGCACTGCCGCTGGGAAGACGTGGCGCGACGGTTTATCAAGGAAGTATTCCAATGA
- a CDS encoding transposase: MTRLPYDSDLHDDEWNCIAPYVEQKPGPGRKRTINIREVINALCYLSKTGCQWRMLPHDSPP, encoded by the coding sequence ATGACACGATTACCCTATGATTCTGACTTGCATGATGACGAGTGGAACTGCATTGCGCCGTATGTCGAACAAAAGCCTGGTCCGGGCAGGAAACGCACCATCAATATTCGCGAAGTTATCAATGCGCTGTGCTATCTGTCCAAAACAGGCTGCCAATGGCGCATGCTACCCCATGATTCCCCCCCATGA